Part of the Acetomicrobium thermoterrenum DSM 13490 genome is shown below.
ACATCATCATTCAGATCGAAGTAAACCATATTGGTCGGTTTGAAAACGTCGACGACCTTTACACCGCCATTTTTCAAGATATCTTTTAGGACTTTAGCTTTTTCGTGGTCATACTTCAAATCTGCATAATTGTTTAAAGCTATCAGGCCAGCAGCTGCTATAACGCCAGCCTGGCGCAAACCTCCGCCCACTCGTTTTCGCCAGTGCTTGGCTCTGTTTATATAGTCCCTTTTTCCACAAATGAGAGAGCCAATCGGAGCCCCCAACCCCTTCGACAAACAAAATTGGACGGAATCAACAATTTCCGTGTATGTTTTAGGTTCAACTCCCCAAGCTATTGCAGCGTTGAATATTCTGGCACCATCTAGATGCACCAAAAGACCCTTGCTTCTTGCTAAATCTACCACCGACGAAAATCTATCAGGAGAAATTGCAATGCCGCCACAGGCATTATGCGTATTTTCCAAGCATAGCAATTTGGCAGGAGTGTAATGTACATTTTCATCCCTGCAGTATGACAATATTTCATTGTGGTCAGGAATACCTTGATCATCGTTCACGCAAAGAGGAACAAGGCCTCCTAACGCCGACAATCCCCCACCTTCGTTATTATAAATATGGCTTTTAAACCCCAAAACGACTCCCTCACCTCGATTGCAATGCGTAAGGAGGGAGACCAAATTTCCCATAGTTCCGGAACAAACGAAGAGCGCCGCTTCGTGACCTGTAATCTCAGCAGCAAGTTGTTCTAATTCGATTACCGTCGGATCTTCACCATAAACGTCATCCCCGACTTTTGC
Proteins encoded:
- the ltaE gene encoding low-specificity L-threonine aldolase → MSTIDLRSDTVTKPTDEMRKAMAEAKVGDDVYGEDPTVIELEQLAAEITGHEAALFVCSGTMGNLVSLLTHCNRGEGVVLGFKSHIYNNEGGGLSALGGLVPLCVNDDQGIPDHNEILSYCRDENVHYTPAKLLCLENTHNACGGIAISPDRFSSVVDLARSKGLLVHLDGARIFNAAIAWGVEPKTYTEIVDSVQFCLSKGLGAPIGSLICGKRDYINRAKHWRKRVGGGLRQAGVIAAAGLIALNNYADLKYDHEKAKVLKDILKNGGVKVVDVFKPTNMVYFDLNDDVDVIQLANSCKRRGLLFNPTFPRVRLVTHRDVTFEDVEMAAKIILEELS